A DNA window from Comamonas fluminis contains the following coding sequences:
- the secB gene encoding protein-export chaperone SecB translates to MAEQDNSPVFQIQRVYLKDLSLEQPNSPAILLEQEQPSVDIQLGVEATPVAEGVYEVAVTATVQTKIQDKTVFLVEAKQAGIFEIRNVPEDQMGGVIGIACPQIIYPYLRGNVADVVTRAGFPPVHLAEINFQAMYEQQQAAAAAQAEGQLPQ, encoded by the coding sequence ATGGCCGAACAAGACAACAGCCCCGTGTTCCAGATTCAGCGTGTTTACCTGAAGGACCTGTCCCTGGAGCAGCCCAACTCTCCCGCCATCCTGCTGGAGCAAGAGCAGCCCAGCGTGGACATTCAGTTGGGCGTGGAAGCCACTCCCGTGGCTGAAGGCGTGTACGAAGTGGCCGTGACTGCCACCGTGCAGACCAAGATTCAGGACAAGACCGTGTTCCTGGTGGAAGCCAAGCAAGCTGGCATCTTCGAAATCCGCAACGTGCCTGAAGACCAGATGGGTGGCGTGATCGGCATTGCCTGCCCCCAGATCATCTACCCCTACCTGCGCGGCAACGTGGCAGACGTGGTGACCCGCGCTGGTTTCCCTCCCGTGCACCTGGCCGAAATCAACTTCCAGGCCATGTACGAGCAGCAGCAAGCCGCTGCCGCTGCACAAGCTGAAGGCCAGCTGCCCCAGTAA
- the grxC gene encoding glutaredoxin 3 — protein MQAVKMYTTAVCPYCTRAKQILKSKGVEQIEEVRIDADLAARDHMMQITGRRTVPQIFIGETHVGGCDDLMALDAKGGLVPMLQG, from the coding sequence ATGCAAGCCGTAAAGATGTACACCACCGCCGTCTGCCCCTACTGCACTCGTGCCAAGCAGATTCTCAAATCCAAGGGCGTGGAGCAGATCGAGGAAGTGCGTATTGATGCCGACCTCGCTGCACGCGATCACATGATGCAGATCACCGGTCGCCGCACGGTGCCCCAGATTTTCATTGGTGAAACCCATGTGGGCGGCTGCGATGACCTGATGGCGCTGGACGCCAAGGGTGGTCTGGTGCCGATGCTGCAAGGCTGA
- a CDS encoding rhodanese-like domain-containing protein, which produces MKFIIDNWYLILIAVASGVMLMLPALRGASGGSLSAAAAVNLINREKAVVIDVCEPEEFAAGHVNGAKNVPLSQLEEKLPTTVKNKQLPVVLVCASGARAVRAEATAKKLGYEKAQAMAGGMKAWRDAGLPVEKA; this is translated from the coding sequence GTGAAATTCATCATCGATAACTGGTATTTGATCCTGATTGCAGTCGCGTCGGGTGTGATGCTGATGCTGCCGGCCCTGCGTGGTGCCTCGGGTGGCTCTCTGTCGGCTGCGGCAGCCGTGAATCTGATCAACCGCGAAAAAGCTGTGGTGATCGATGTCTGCGAACCCGAAGAGTTCGCTGCTGGCCATGTCAACGGCGCCAAGAACGTGCCACTGAGCCAGCTGGAAGAAAAGCTGCCCACGACCGTGAAGAACAAGCAACTGCCCGTGGTGCTGGTCTGCGCATCGGGCGCACGCGCTGTTCGCGCTGAAGCCACTGCCAAGAAGCTGGGCTACGAAAAGGCTCAGGCCATGGCGGGCGGCATGAAGGCCTGGCGTGATGCGGGCCTTCCTGTTGAAAAAGCCTGA
- the gpmA gene encoding 2,3-diphosphoglycerate-dependent phosphoglycerate mutase, whose product MYKLVLIRHGESTWNLENRFTGWTDVDLTATGVEQAKKAGQLLKAEGYDFDVAYTSVLKRAIRTLWHVQDEMDRTWLPVVHSWRLNERHYGGLQGLNKADMAKQYGEDQVLVWRRSYDVPPPVLEATDPRSERGDVRYAKLQPEQIPLTECLKDTVARVVPFWDESIAPAIKAGKRVVIAAHGNSIRALIKYLDNIADDAIVGVNVPNGIPLVYELDANLKPIRHYYLGDAEAAAKAAAAVASQGKA is encoded by the coding sequence ATGTACAAGCTCGTTCTGATTCGCCACGGTGAATCCACCTGGAACCTTGAAAACCGCTTCACCGGCTGGACCGATGTGGATCTGACTGCCACTGGCGTCGAACAGGCCAAGAAGGCCGGTCAACTGCTCAAGGCAGAAGGCTATGACTTCGATGTGGCCTACACCAGCGTGCTCAAGCGCGCCATCCGCACCCTGTGGCATGTGCAGGACGAGATGGACCGCACCTGGCTGCCCGTGGTGCACAGCTGGCGCCTCAACGAACGCCATTACGGCGGTCTGCAAGGCCTGAACAAGGCCGATATGGCCAAGCAGTACGGTGAAGACCAGGTTCTGGTCTGGCGCCGCAGCTACGATGTGCCACCTCCCGTTCTGGAAGCGACCGACCCCCGCAGCGAGCGCGGCGATGTGCGCTATGCCAAGCTGCAGCCCGAGCAGATCCCTCTGACCGAGTGCCTCAAGGACACCGTCGCCCGCGTCGTGCCTTTCTGGGATGAATCCATCGCCCCTGCCATCAAGGCTGGCAAGCGCGTGGTGATCGCCGCCCACGGCAACTCCATCCGCGCCCTGATCAAGTATCTGGACAATATCGCTGACGATGCCATCGTGGGGGTGAACGTCCCCAACGGTATTCCTCTGGTCTATGAGCTGGACGCCAATCTGAAGCCCATCCGTCACTACTACCTGGGTGACGCAGAAGCCGCCGCCAAGGCTGCTGCTGCCGTGGCTTCTCAAGGCAAGGCCTGA
- a CDS encoding S41 family peptidase, with protein MGQKIKIAGWVSVGVLAGALTTVSLQTLARGGVTPLPLEEIQQLSAVFGLIKTDYVEPVSDKKLITDAISGMVSSLDPHSQYFDKKSYKEFKEGTSGKFVGVGIEITMEDGLIKIVSPIEGSPAFRAGLKTGDLITKIDDTAVKGLTLNDAVKRMRGEPNTKVRLNVLRKDESRSFPVTITREEIKTQSVKGKVIEPGYAWIRLSQFQERTVDDFVRKVEEIYKQDPNLKGLVLDLRNDPGGLLDAAVAISAAFLPPDVTVVSTNGQLAESKSSYKASPEFYAQRSSGDPLQRLPSSLKKLPLVVLVNEGSASASEIVAGALQDHKRATIMGSQSFGKGSVQTVRPLGPDTALKLTTARYYTPSGKSIQAKGIVPDLMVDETAEGNLYAALGMREADLEKHLSSGQGAEVKNEALEKAREEARKRLEEEAKKPASERRLPEFGTDKDFQLQQALNQLKGQPVKISKTLTERKSEEKPGDAADSDKKSDDKKPADKKQPEKTKP; from the coding sequence ATGGGTCAAAAAATCAAAATCGCAGGTTGGGTTTCTGTAGGCGTGCTCGCTGGCGCGCTGACCACCGTGTCGCTGCAGACACTGGCCCGCGGCGGCGTAACGCCTTTGCCGCTGGAAGAGATCCAGCAGCTGTCTGCTGTTTTCGGACTGATCAAAACCGACTATGTGGAGCCCGTCAGCGACAAAAAGCTGATCACGGACGCCATCTCGGGCATGGTTTCCAGCCTGGACCCGCATTCCCAGTACTTCGACAAGAAGAGTTACAAAGAATTCAAGGAAGGCACTTCCGGCAAATTCGTGGGTGTGGGCATTGAGATCACCATGGAAGATGGCCTGATCAAGATCGTCTCCCCCATCGAAGGCTCGCCTGCCTTCCGCGCTGGCCTCAAGACCGGCGACCTGATTACCAAGATTGACGACACCGCCGTCAAGGGTCTGACGCTCAACGACGCAGTCAAGCGCATGCGTGGCGAGCCCAACACCAAGGTGCGCCTGAACGTCCTGCGCAAGGATGAAAGCCGCAGCTTCCCCGTCACCATCACCCGTGAAGAAATCAAGACCCAGTCCGTCAAGGGCAAGGTCATCGAGCCCGGCTACGCCTGGATTCGCCTGAGCCAGTTCCAGGAACGCACGGTGGACGACTTTGTGCGCAAGGTCGAAGAAATCTACAAGCAGGACCCCAACCTCAAGGGCCTGGTGCTGGACCTGCGCAATGACCCTGGTGGTCTGCTGGACGCGGCTGTCGCCATCTCGGCAGCCTTCCTGCCGCCCGATGTGACCGTGGTTTCCACCAACGGCCAGTTGGCAGAAAGTAAGTCCAGCTACAAGGCTTCGCCCGAGTTCTATGCCCAGCGCAGCTCCGGCGACCCCTTGCAACGCCTGCCCTCCTCGCTGAAGAAGCTGCCATTGGTGGTGCTGGTCAACGAAGGCTCTGCCTCTGCCAGCGAAATCGTGGCAGGTGCACTGCAGGATCACAAGCGTGCCACCATCATGGGCAGCCAGTCCTTCGGCAAAGGTTCTGTGCAAACCGTGCGTCCTCTGGGCCCTGATACCGCCCTCAAGCTGACCACGGCTCGCTACTACACTCCAAGCGGCAAGTCGATTCAGGCCAAGGGCATTGTTCCTGACCTGATGGTCGATGAAACCGCAGAAGGCAATCTGTACGCAGCTCTGGGCATGCGCGAAGCCGATCTGGAAAAGCACCTGTCCAGCGGACAAGGCGCTGAAGTCAAGAATGAGGCGCTGGAAAAGGCCCGCGAAGAAGCTCGCAAGCGACTGGAAGAAGAAGCCAAGAAGCCTGCTTCCGAGCGTCGTCTGCCTGAGTTCGGCACCGACAAGGACTTCCAGCTGCAGCAGGCACTGAACCAGCTCAAGGGCCAGCCAGTGAAAATCAGCAAGACGCTGACAGAGCGCAAGTCTGAAGAAAAGCCTGGTGACGCAGCGGATAGCGACAAGAAATCCGACGACAAAAAGCCTGCGGACAAAAAACAACCCGAGAAGACCAAGCCATAA
- a CDS encoding HesA/MoeB/ThiF family protein — protein MNDDQLLRYSRHIMLDEIGIEGQERILAARVLIIGAGGLGSPAALYLGSAGVGHMTLIDHDTVDMTNLQRQIAHTTERVGSPKVESIRTAVHAINPEVQIQCIQERATEALLDQHVPLASVVLDCTDNYRTRQMINAACVHHGVPLVEGAAIRLDGQLMVIDPRESDGPCYACIFPPEAEFEEVQCSTMGVFAPLVGLIGTQQAAEALKLISGFGQSSVGRLQMLDMRSMEWSTMHTKRNSDCPVCGENARPSQK, from the coding sequence ATGAATGACGATCAACTGCTGCGCTATTCCCGCCACATCATGCTCGACGAGATCGGCATCGAAGGGCAAGAACGCATCCTGGCAGCGCGTGTGCTGATCATCGGCGCTGGTGGACTTGGCTCCCCTGCGGCGCTTTATCTGGGGTCTGCGGGGGTTGGCCACATGACGCTGATCGATCACGACACCGTGGACATGACCAATCTGCAACGCCAGATTGCCCATACCACTGAGCGTGTTGGCAGCCCCAAGGTCGAATCCATCCGCACCGCTGTTCACGCCATCAACCCGGAAGTTCAGATTCAATGCATTCAGGAACGCGCCACAGAGGCTTTGCTCGACCAGCATGTTCCTCTGGCCAGCGTTGTGCTGGACTGCACGGACAACTACCGCACGCGCCAGATGATCAATGCCGCCTGCGTTCACCATGGCGTGCCTCTGGTCGAAGGTGCGGCCATTCGACTTGACGGCCAGCTCATGGTCATTGACCCCCGTGAATCAGACGGTCCTTGCTATGCGTGCATTTTTCCGCCAGAAGCCGAATTTGAGGAAGTGCAATGCTCGACCATGGGAGTCTTCGCTCCCCTGGTTGGCCTGATAGGGACCCAGCAAGCTGCAGAGGCTCTCAAGCTCATTTCGGGTTTCGGCCAAAGCTCTGTCGGACGACTTCAAATGCTGGATATGCGCTCCATGGAGTGGAGTACCATGCACACGAAACGTAACTCTGACTGCCCTGTTTGCGGGGAAAACGCTAGGCCGTCGCAAAAATAG
- a CDS encoding response regulator → MKLRTYFVEDNPTIRENLIATLAELADVEPVGIAETEAEATHWLTQNSQAWDLVVVDLFLRQGSGLGVVNALQSRSSNQKLLVLSNYATNDVRERCQQLKADAIFDKSNEIDALIDFCIDLNTSKV, encoded by the coding sequence GTGAAGCTGCGTACCTACTTTGTTGAAGACAACCCCACGATTCGGGAGAATCTCATTGCCACGCTGGCTGAGCTCGCCGATGTCGAACCCGTGGGCATTGCCGAGACCGAAGCCGAAGCAACACACTGGCTGACTCAGAATTCGCAAGCCTGGGACCTGGTGGTGGTCGATCTCTTTTTACGCCAGGGCAGCGGCCTGGGCGTTGTGAATGCACTGCAGTCGCGCTCATCCAACCAGAAGCTGCTGGTTCTGAGCAATTACGCCACCAATGATGTACGCGAGCGCTGCCAGCAATTGAAGGCAGATGCTATTTTTGATAAATCGAATGAAATTGATGCACTGATCGATTTCTGCATCGATCTCAATACCAGCAAGGTTTGA
- a CDS encoding response regulator — MIKVGIVDDHAIVRSGLRQFLSEHVDLRVVGEAGNGREAIDLVREQEIDVLLMDLSMPGQSGIDALAMLRAKAPDMGILILSGYPEEHYAINLIRQGASGYLNKECDPQEIAEAIRTVALGRRYLTPAVADLLAQQLNRKDDVPAHEQLSEREFQVFLKLARGETAGDIAKSLSLSVKTVSTYRTRLMEKMGLSSNSDLTYYALKNRLID, encoded by the coding sequence ATGATAAAAGTAGGAATCGTGGATGACCACGCAATTGTGCGTTCGGGGCTGCGTCAGTTCCTTTCCGAACATGTGGATTTGCGGGTTGTCGGTGAGGCAGGCAATGGTAGAGAGGCCATTGATCTGGTTCGAGAACAGGAAATTGATGTTCTGCTGATGGACCTGTCCATGCCTGGCCAAAGCGGTATCGATGCGCTGGCCATGCTCAGAGCCAAAGCCCCGGATATGGGCATCCTGATTCTCAGTGGTTACCCTGAGGAGCACTATGCAATCAACTTGATTCGCCAGGGTGCCAGCGGATACCTGAATAAGGAATGCGATCCTCAGGAAATCGCGGAAGCCATTCGTACCGTGGCTCTGGGTCGTCGTTATCTGACACCCGCCGTTGCAGACTTGCTGGCGCAGCAACTCAATCGCAAGGATGATGTTCCTGCGCACGAGCAACTGTCCGAGCGCGAGTTTCAAGTGTTTCTCAAACTGGCCCGTGGCGAAACCGCAGGTGATATTGCCAAGTCTCTGTCGCTGAGTGTCAAGACGGTGAGCACTTACCGCACCCGGCTGATGGAGAAGATGGGTCTGTCTTCTAACAGCGATCTGACTTACTACGCACTGAAAAATCGATTGATCGACTAA
- a CDS encoding sensor histidine kinase, translating into MRWTNIRKIAVSLTIAIIAAVLMVSINEAGYTRSIQALDVLTKPQSNRAKINALMQQMLDAETGLRGYLLTGEERYLTPYNTASEAINGTMDELRRIFIMDPAALLTFTPLARQVERKMNEMDLSLRLYKQGNNEAWRFVMFTDAGMENMDAIRNYSKTLLENIDQQARSNLSDIEQTLSLSRIGIATVTALGILGFFMYLRQASALQQSHQREQEIQREERNRLEEVVRDRTATLTELATHLQQVREDERAHLARELHDELGSLLTAAKLDVARLKSKIDTSAPEIAERITHLVATLNSGIALKRRIIEDLRPSSLSNLGLTTALEILTREFGERSGIDVESNLEQVDLPESTQLTVYRVVQESLTNIGKYAKAGHVIVTVHNYPTYVAVQIQDDGQGFELASMRPNSHGLAGMKHRVEAAGGRLTVASEPNKGTTISAVIPLATATAW; encoded by the coding sequence ATGCGCTGGACGAATATACGCAAAATTGCCGTCAGTCTTACGATTGCAATCATTGCGGCTGTGCTGATGGTCAGTATCAACGAGGCTGGCTACACACGTTCTATCCAGGCCCTCGACGTACTGACAAAACCCCAAAGCAATCGCGCAAAAATCAATGCGCTGATGCAGCAGATGCTGGATGCCGAAACCGGTTTGCGCGGGTATCTGCTGACCGGTGAAGAGCGTTATCTGACGCCTTACAACACCGCCTCAGAGGCCATCAACGGCACCATGGATGAGCTGCGGCGCATCTTCATCATGGACCCTGCTGCGCTGCTCACATTCACACCACTGGCCAGACAGGTCGAGCGCAAGATGAATGAGATGGACCTGAGCCTCAGGCTCTACAAGCAGGGCAACAATGAGGCTTGGCGCTTTGTCATGTTCACCGATGCAGGCATGGAGAACATGGATGCCATCCGCAATTACAGCAAGACGCTGCTGGAGAACATTGACCAGCAGGCCCGCTCCAATCTTTCGGATATTGAGCAGACCCTGAGCTTGTCGCGCATTGGCATCGCCACTGTGACAGCGCTGGGTATCCTCGGCTTTTTCATGTATTTGCGCCAGGCCAGCGCTCTGCAGCAGTCGCACCAGCGCGAGCAGGAAATTCAGCGCGAGGAACGCAACCGCCTGGAAGAAGTGGTCCGCGACCGCACGGCAACCCTGACTGAACTGGCTACACACTTGCAGCAAGTGCGAGAGGATGAGCGTGCCCACCTGGCACGCGAGCTGCACGATGAGCTGGGGTCTTTGCTTACTGCTGCCAAGCTGGATGTGGCCCGCCTCAAATCCAAGATCGACACCTCCGCCCCGGAGATTGCCGAACGCATCACCCATCTGGTTGCAACGCTCAACAGCGGCATTGCCCTGAAGCGGCGCATTATTGAAGACCTGCGCCCATCTTCCCTGTCCAACCTGGGCCTGACCACTGCGCTGGAAATTCTGACCCGCGAGTTCGGAGAGCGCAGCGGCATTGATGTGGAATCCAATCTTGAGCAGGTGGACCTGCCGGAATCGACACAGCTCACGGTCTACCGCGTGGTGCAGGAGTCTCTGACCAATATCGGCAAATATGCCAAGGCCGGGCATGTCATTGTGACGGTGCACAACTACCCCACATATGTGGCAGTGCAGATTCAAGATGATGGCCAAGGGTTTGAACTTGCCAGCATGCGCCCCAACTCCCATGGACTGGCAGGCATGAAGCATCGCGTAGAAGCGGCGGGGGGTCGATTGACTGTGGCATCTGAACCCAACAAAGGCACAACAATCTCCGCAGTCATTCCCCTGGCAACTGCAACAGCCTGGTAA
- a CDS encoding DUF1328 domain-containing protein translates to MLHYAIVFLVIALIAAVFGFGGIASGAMGIAKILFFVFIVFAVITFVMSLIKK, encoded by the coding sequence ATGCTGCACTACGCCATTGTCTTTTTGGTCATTGCACTGATCGCCGCCGTCTTTGGCTTCGGTGGCATTGCTTCAGGAGCCATGGGTATCGCGAAGATCCTGTTCTTTGTGTTCATCGTGTTTGCCGTGATCACATTTGTGATGAGCCTGATTAAAAAGTAG
- a CDS encoding BON domain-containing protein: MSKFIRAIAFAAVSATTILAATGCSVARDQQSVGSYVDDSAITASVKAKMAEDKSVSATAISVETLKGVVQLSGFAKSESEKARAAEIARTTKNVSEVRNSIVVKP, translated from the coding sequence ATGTCCAAGTTCATCCGAGCCATTGCTTTTGCAGCTGTTTCCGCAACCACCATCCTGGCGGCAACCGGGTGCTCCGTCGCCCGCGATCAACAAAGCGTTGGCTCCTATGTCGATGACTCTGCCATCACGGCATCGGTCAAAGCCAAGATGGCTGAAGACAAGAGCGTTTCGGCAACGGCCATCAGCGTGGAAACACTCAAGGGGGTGGTCCAGCTGTCGGGTTTTGCCAAGTCAGAATCGGAAAAAGCCCGCGCTGCAGAAATCGCCCGCACCACGAAGAACGTGAGCGAAGTGCGCAACAGCATTGTGGTCAAGCCCTGA
- a CDS encoding zinc-binding metallopeptidase family protein, whose translation MQVFNCEACGHLIYFESLQCVHCGAAQAFLPDQLRVGILPDTDPSATGRVYRYRPCGHRHDISLCNFAIEASDPHSLCVSCRQTEWLPDDSDPANQLRWAKIEIAKRRLYYTLAKLGLQGPEAPQAAQPRFSLLADIPGAAPVMTGHASGMITLNVVEADDDERAKRRLALHEPYRTLIGHLRHESGHFYWDQLIANSAWLEPFRALFGYEGQDYAHALRSHYDKDPFDTTWRQSFISAYANSHAWEDWAETWAHYLHMVDLMETAASYSTRITVPDTDGMGPQQICNPLGQQPVDFALMQQQWVPLTLLHNSLNRSLGHEDAYPFAISAAAWNKLRFVHELIQDRRSKTPAP comes from the coding sequence ATGCAAGTGTTCAACTGTGAAGCCTGTGGCCACCTGATTTACTTTGAAAGCCTGCAGTGCGTGCATTGCGGCGCTGCTCAGGCATTCTTACCCGACCAGTTGCGGGTGGGCATTCTTCCAGACACAGACCCATCCGCCACGGGGCGTGTTTACCGCTATCGCCCCTGCGGGCACCGGCACGACATCAGCCTGTGCAACTTTGCCATCGAGGCTTCCGACCCGCACTCGCTCTGCGTTTCCTGCCGCCAGACAGAGTGGCTGCCCGATGACAGCGACCCTGCCAATCAATTGCGCTGGGCCAAAATCGAGATTGCCAAACGCAGGCTTTACTACACACTGGCCAAACTGGGCTTGCAGGGCCCGGAAGCACCGCAGGCGGCCCAGCCACGCTTTTCTCTGCTGGCGGATATTCCGGGGGCCGCCCCCGTCATGACGGGCCACGCCAGCGGCATGATTACCCTCAATGTGGTGGAAGCCGATGACGATGAGCGCGCCAAGCGGCGCCTGGCGCTGCATGAGCCCTATCGCACGCTGATAGGTCACCTGCGCCATGAGTCAGGCCACTTTTACTGGGATCAATTGATAGCAAACAGCGCTTGGCTGGAGCCGTTCAGAGCGCTTTTTGGCTATGAAGGCCAGGACTATGCCCATGCCCTGAGAAGCCATTACGACAAAGACCCTTTTGACACCACATGGCGCCAGAGCTTCATCAGCGCCTATGCCAACTCTCATGCCTGGGAGGACTGGGCTGAGACCTGGGCCCACTATCTGCACATGGTGGACCTGATGGAGACCGCCGCCAGCTACAGCACCCGCATCACCGTGCCCGATACCGATGGCATGGGGCCACAGCAGATTTGCAACCCGCTGGGGCAGCAGCCTGTGGACTTTGCCCTGATGCAGCAGCAATGGGTGCCGCTGACCCTGCTGCACAACAGCCTGAACCGCAGCCTGGGGCATGAGGATGCCTATCCGTTTGCCATTTCAGCCGCAGCCTGGAACAAGCTGCGCTTTGTGCATGAGCTCATACAGGACAGGCGCTCCAAAACCCCTGCCCCTTAA
- the coaD gene encoding pantetheine-phosphate adenylyltransferase — MSQDLIAVYPGTFDPITMGHEDVVRRASQLFGKVIVAVAAGHHKKTLFTLDERIAMVREACSKYPQVQVESFDGLLAHFVLARGAKAMVRGLRAVTDFDYEFQLAGMNRTLMPEVETVFLTPSDRYQFISSTFVREIASLNGDVEKFVSPAVHSRLLAKVGRSS; from the coding sequence ATGAGTCAGGATCTGATTGCCGTGTACCCCGGAACTTTCGACCCCATCACGATGGGTCATGAGGATGTGGTGCGCCGGGCTTCGCAGCTGTTTGGCAAGGTGATCGTGGCGGTGGCTGCCGGGCACCACAAGAAGACACTGTTCACGCTGGATGAGCGCATCGCCATGGTGCGCGAGGCTTGCTCCAAATATCCGCAGGTGCAGGTGGAGAGCTTTGACGGGCTGCTGGCCCACTTTGTGCTGGCCCGCGGCGCCAAGGCCATGGTGCGCGGCTTGCGTGCGGTGACGGACTTCGATTACGAATTTCAGCTCGCGGGCATGAACCGCACGCTGATGCCCGAGGTGGAAACCGTCTTCCTCACCCCCAGTGACCGCTACCAGTTCATCAGTTCCACCTTTGTGCGCGAGATCGCCTCGCTCAATGGCGATGTGGAAAAGTTTGTTTCCCCGGCAGTGCACAGCCGTCTGCTGGCCAAGGTGGGCCGCAGCAGTTGA
- the rsmD gene encoding 16S rRNA (guanine(966)-N(2))-methyltransferase RsmD — protein sequence MSRSAIKLHTPAGRKALDKMIQEGERKAHELAATMPARPGAKAAVVAKTAPAGSGEIRIIGGQWRRTRLAVAQKPGLRPTPDRVRETLFNWLGQDLTNWKVLDAFAGTGALGLEAASRGAASVIMNEQDAALVQQLQRLQQKLDARMLKVQRGDALSCLKTVTAQDLVLLDPPFDLLEVFEPALKAAMGAVADGGYIYLEAPEAWSEERLAEMGLELHRYLKAGAVHAHLLRKQ from the coding sequence ATGAGCCGCAGTGCTATCAAGCTGCACACCCCGGCAGGCCGCAAGGCGCTGGACAAAATGATTCAGGAGGGCGAGCGCAAGGCGCATGAGCTGGCCGCCACCATGCCTGCCCGCCCCGGTGCCAAAGCGGCGGTTGTGGCCAAAACGGCGCCAGCAGGCTCGGGCGAGATTCGCATCATCGGCGGCCAGTGGCGCCGCACCCGTCTGGCTGTGGCGCAAAAGCCCGGCCTGCGCCCCACGCCTGATCGCGTGCGCGAAACCCTGTTCAACTGGCTGGGTCAGGACCTGACCAACTGGAAGGTGCTGGACGCGTTTGCTGGCACGGGCGCTCTGGGGCTGGAGGCCGCATCGCGTGGCGCTGCAAGCGTCATCATGAACGAGCAGGATGCCGCCCTGGTGCAGCAGCTGCAGCGCCTGCAGCAAAAGCTGGACGCCAGAATGCTCAAGGTGCAGCGCGGTGATGCGCTCAGCTGCCTGAAGACGGTGACCGCGCAGGATCTGGTGCTGCTGGACCCTCCGTTTGATCTGCTGGAAGTGTTCGAGCCTGCTTTGAAGGCCGCCATGGGTGCGGTGGCTGACGGTGGCTATATCTATCTGGAAGCGCCCGAAGCCTGGAGCGAGGAGCGCCTGGCCGAGATGGGGCTTGAGCTGCACCGCTACCTGAAGGCTGGAGCCGTGCACGCCCACCTGCTGCGCAAACAGTAA